From the genome of Salvia splendens isolate huo1 chromosome 7, SspV2, whole genome shotgun sequence:
TAAAAATAGCATACATGAATTTTTTTAGGTGGGGCAATTGCCCATATAGATCCGTCCCTGCCCCGGCCTACACCGCACCGGAGGTCCTCCGCACGAAGGGATACGACGGCGCGAAGGCGGATATTTGGTCGTGCGGCGTCGTATTGTACGTCCTCCTCGCCGGATTCCTCCCCTTCGACGACCGGAATCTCGTCGTCATGTTCAGAAAGGCGATCAGGTCGCAGTACTCGATCCCGCCGTGGTTCTCCACCGAAACGAAGCGCTTAATGTATAAATTGCTGGATCCGAATCCGGGTAAACGGATCTCGATTCCGGGTATAATGCGGGTCCCGTGGTTTAAAATCGGGCtgcaaaaccctaattcgatATCGATCGATGAAGCTGAGATTAAAATCGAAGAAACGGTTGAGAAATTCCCTTCTTCCCCGGCGATCCTGACAGCGTTTCAGCTGATCACCTCGTTGTCAGCCGATCGGTTCGACCTATCCGAACGGAGAGGGGACTTCACGTTTAAGTCGAAACGATCGGCTAAGGTGACATTGGGGAAAATTGAAATGGTTGGGAAGAAATTAGGGTTTAGTGTTTCGAGGTTGAAGGACTTCAAATTGAGGTTGTTGGGGGCGGACGAGGGGCGGAAAGGGCGGCTCTTGGTCACGGCCGAGGCGTTCAAGGTGGGGCCGGAGGTGACGGTGGTTGAGTTCTCAAAAGTTTCCGGCGACACTTTGGAGTGTATTAGGTTTAGGGAAGAGGAGATTAGGCCAGGGTTGAAGGATATAGTTTGGACATGGCAAGGAGATACTAGTTTTATGTGTTGTGATCAAATTAATGGTCAAGACTCAAGAACATGATAAAACACAACTCAGTTGGTAAAGCACTAGCTTCTTCTCGGTTCAAAAGTTTGGAGATTCAAGTCATCATGGGGTAAATGAGAACCAATGTTGATCCACGTATCATTACTATTATCATTCTTATTTATTTGTATGCAATACTTATGGTGAGCTAGATCGATAGTCAAAGAGCCTAACATGTCTTGGTTAAGAGACAATAGAGCCATGCCACGATTGTGTTAGGATCTTATATAGGCCTTTGCCTATAATATGACCTTTATGACCTTTTAAAttcttttttcctatttttttcgAGTGATGTATAAGCTTATGATTCTTTTCGAAATTATGTATATGATTGATTTGTATTTGATTGTGTATTGGTTTATATATAGCTTAATGTGCATGTTTTATAGTTTGAGTGTGTGGTGTCTTTGTTCCATGGGGTTGCACGGACAGGCACGTTAACACGTTGTGTTACATGCTGTATGAGCACTCGTTGCATATTTCGCCCTAACTATTTTAGTTATGTAATGTTTTCATATGTGGTTTattggagtagtatttttttcattctcgTTGCATGTCTTTTTAAATTTGCTGGTGAAATTAAGCCTCGTCAATGCCGTTCAATACAAATAATTTATGTACCCCTTCTAACATCTAGGGCACACACatataaattatagtaattcctattaaaaataaaagacatGATCAATAATAGCAACAATATAATGAGTTTTGGGCTTTactgttgatttttttttttacaattttggtAGAAGGTCTGCCCTATGATTCTTGAAATGGGCCAACCATTATAATAGCATCACTAAATAAAAAGCGTCTTAGGGTTCCTACCTAAAAATCAAGATTTTCTTCTATCTTTGTCAATGGACTAATTTGTTGGTCAATATTGTTTGAAAATTTctaggaatatttttataatgTTCACTTCACTACTAAGGCACCAACTCATATATAGAATGCATTGAAGAAAAAGTTGATTTTGTGAgaagaaattaatttattttttcaataaaagcAAGCAAAGTTTAAGAATCCAACAATCAACAAGTGTAAGTAATGCAAATAGTGTCATGAGGAGGCACATATTAGTTTCGACGAACGATTATTCAACGCGCGCAGAAAAATCCCATTCAAATGAGTAAATAGAGAAAATCCGCTACAAAGTTGCCTTCACAAGATACGGCTTATTTCGACAACATCTAAATTAATTAGCATatagttttgaagaaaatagtTACTACTATGATTTTTTATATAGCTAGGAGTAATTTTACTTATTAGGGTAAGTATTAGTACATTCATTTTGTCAACTAGTTTAGTTGGAGATATGCTTATATTTGACCTTAAGGGCCATGCAattaatatatagtactccGTATGATCTACATTACACTGTCTTGTTTGGATCCTACTTCCTAGATATGCTAAATTAGGGTTAGGACAGGGAAGGTGACCAATAGTGTACTATCACTATCATACATAGatctattatttattattatatgaaAAATGGATAAACTCTCATTTACATATGAAAGACATTTCATATAAGTCAAACTTTATTTATgagtatatatacaaaatataattttactttgttttacaTTAAATACATAGCCATCGTGATTGGACAAATGATGTGCCCATTTGATAATTTTTGTATTAGAGCATGTCCTTCCAAAAGGtcctcttttttttattattatcactTCAGCGTTTTATATCTTTTATCTAAGGGTCTATCTCTATAATGGAAGGAGACTTCCAAAGGGTCTATCCCACTTCCATTTCATTTCTACatcatcattattttattttaatttgtttatacttttatattaaatatgttatgaaattaaatatatttaaatgcaaaaatattaatatgCAAATCTTGGTTGTGTTACAATATTGGAAAAAAGAATACAACGAGATGCAATCACGCGTTGTATCACACGGTTTATTATTTCGTCGTCGGAATCGCTACCGGCATACATTAGTATTCTTCCAGAGAGAGAAAAATTATATAGAAAAATAAGAGAAGAAAAAGATGTTGGTGTGGGAAATGGAAATAATGGGATGAGGTATTTATAGttgataaaatagaataaaaaaatagtagtgaTCGGATGATCGGCCCAACCCCCGCAATGTTTGACTAATAAAAAATTAGTGACGCATTATTGCTTATATTGGTATTGCTTCAAGTTATGGTACAAAATATTAAAGTATTGAcactttaaaattaattagaaatatAAACATAGTAGATATAATTTAATACTCGCTAAATgactatattatatttatattttatatccCAAATAATGAGAATGATTTTACAAAACAAAACGACATAACTattctataataataat
Proteins encoded in this window:
- the LOC121741181 gene encoding CBL-interacting serine/threonine-protein kinase 25-like codes for the protein MAEEAKKIIFGKYEIGALLGRGAFAKVYLGRRLPSSAAAEETVAIKVIKKDEAIKSEKTTEQITREIAVMRRVRHPNVVELKEVMATRSKIYLVMEYASGGELLSAAARRLDESAARSYFQQLIAAVDFCHSRGVFHRDIKPENLLLGANGRLKISDFGLSALYDNPISGAGGLLHTRCGTPAYTAPEVLRTKGYDGAKADIWSCGVVLYVLLAGFLPFDDRNLVVMFRKAIRSQYSIPPWFSTETKRLMYKLLDPNPGKRISIPGIMRVPWFKIGLQNPNSISIDEAEIKIEETVEKFPSSPAILTAFQLITSLSADRFDLSERRGDFTFKSKRSAKVTLGKIEMVGKKLGFSVSRLKDFKLRLLGADEGRKGRLLVTAEAFKVGPEVTVVEFSKVSGDTLECIRFREEEIRPGLKDIVWTWQGDTSFMCCDQINGQDSRT